A single region of the Streptomyces sp. NBC_01262 genome encodes:
- the pspAA gene encoding PspA-associated protein PspAA, whose product MIVRIMGEGQVTVDESHLTDLNKLDDELLAAMDKGDEAGFRGTLHALLGAVRSLGAPLPDDSLEPSELILPNPDATLEEVRAMLRDDGLIPG is encoded by the coding sequence ATGATCGTACGGATCATGGGGGAGGGCCAGGTGACGGTGGACGAGAGCCACCTCACCGACCTCAACAAGCTCGACGACGAGCTGCTCGCCGCGATGGACAAGGGCGACGAGGCGGGCTTCCGCGGCACGCTTCACGCCCTGCTCGGCGCCGTGCGGTCGCTTGGCGCCCCCCTGCCGGACGACTCCCTGGAGCCCTCCGAACTGATCCTGCCCAACCCCGACGCCACGCTTGAGGAAGTCCGGGCGATGCTCCGCGACGACGGCCTGATCCCGGGCTGA
- a CDS encoding GNAT family N-acetyltransferase: MLLRPLRDDEEDAEAVRVVSAAALGPSRVFPAPDDPVRAARHRERHRHLARTDPGGCWLAVDETSGMPVGAALSLRREGTWGLSTFAVLPEAQGRGVGRELLAAAMLYGRGCLRGMICGSRDPRAAATYRQAGFALHPAMRLSGRVDKSRLPAPDGAVHEGSAKHRDLMDSVARRTRGGAHGPDHDQLLRDYALLVVDDLAGSGYCYLHPGGSVELLAATSRRLATRLLTAALLSLPDGTEADVPNLTADQQWALDVGITAGLDITNAGYVCLRGMRPPTPYVPSAAFL; this comes from the coding sequence GTGCTGCTGCGCCCTTTACGCGATGACGAGGAGGACGCCGAGGCGGTGCGGGTCGTGTCCGCTGCCGCCCTCGGCCCCTCGCGGGTGTTCCCCGCGCCGGACGATCCCGTGCGTGCCGCCCGCCACCGCGAGCGCCACCGGCACCTCGCCCGGACAGACCCGGGCGGCTGCTGGCTCGCCGTGGACGAGACCTCCGGCATGCCGGTGGGCGCCGCCCTGTCCCTGCGGCGCGAGGGCACCTGGGGGCTGTCCACGTTCGCCGTACTGCCCGAGGCCCAGGGGCGCGGCGTCGGCCGCGAGCTCCTGGCCGCCGCGATGCTCTACGGCCGCGGCTGCCTGCGGGGGATGATCTGCGGCTCACGGGATCCGCGCGCCGCCGCGACGTACCGGCAGGCCGGTTTCGCCCTGCACCCCGCCATGCGGCTGTCCGGCCGCGTCGACAAGTCCCGCCTCCCCGCGCCCGACGGCGCCGTCCACGAGGGCTCCGCGAAGCACCGCGACCTCATGGACTCCGTCGCCCGGCGCACCCGGGGCGGGGCCCACGGGCCCGACCACGACCAGCTGCTGCGGGACTACGCGCTCCTCGTCGTCGACGACCTGGCCGGCAGCGGCTACTGCTATCTGCACCCCGGCGGCTCGGTCGAGCTGCTCGCCGCGACCTCGCGGCGGCTGGCGACCCGGCTGCTCACCGCGGCCCTGCTGAGCCTGCCGGACGGCACCGAGGCGGATGTCCCCAACCTCACCGCCGACCAGCAGTGGGCGCTCGATGTCGGCATCACGGCGGGGCTCGACATCACGAACGCGGGGTATGTGTGCCTGCGCGGGATGCGGCCGCCGACGCCGTACGTGCCGTCGGCGGCGTTCCTGTAG
- the nadA gene encoding quinolinate synthase NadA — protein MTTTTEPLDVQPSPLALLLLGREADPRSERGVDCPGDLPAASDPDLVERARAAKARLGEKVFILGHHYQRDEVIEFADVTGDSFKLARDAAARPEAEYIVFCGVHFMAESADILTSDDQAVILPDLAAGCSMADMATAEQVAECWDVLTDAGIADVTVPVSYMNSSADIKAFTGRHGGTICTSSNAKRALEWAFEEGQKVLFLPDQHLGRNTAVRDMGFSLDDCVLYNPHKPGGGVTPEQLRAAKMILWRGHCSVHGRFSLESVEDVRARIPGVNVLVHPECKHEVVTAADQVGSTEYIIKALDAAPAGSAWAIGTELNLVRRLAKAHPDKQIVFLDKTVCFCSTMNRIDLPHLVWTLESLADGKVVNRIRVDEETERFAKLALERMLALP, from the coding sequence GTGACCACCACAACCGAACCGCTGGACGTCCAGCCATCCCCGCTCGCGCTTCTGCTGCTGGGCCGTGAAGCCGACCCGCGCAGCGAGCGCGGCGTGGACTGCCCCGGTGACCTGCCCGCCGCCTCCGACCCGGATCTGGTCGAGCGCGCGCGTGCCGCGAAGGCCAGGCTCGGGGAGAAGGTCTTCATCCTCGGCCACCACTACCAGCGTGACGAGGTCATCGAGTTCGCCGATGTGACCGGCGACTCCTTCAAGCTCGCCCGTGACGCGGCCGCCCGGCCGGAGGCCGAGTACATCGTCTTCTGCGGTGTGCACTTCATGGCGGAGTCCGCCGACATCCTCACCTCCGACGACCAGGCCGTGATCCTTCCCGACCTCGCGGCCGGCTGCTCCATGGCCGACATGGCCACCGCCGAGCAGGTCGCCGAGTGCTGGGACGTCCTCACCGACGCCGGGATCGCGGATGTCACGGTCCCCGTCTCGTACATGAACTCCTCGGCCGACATCAAGGCCTTCACCGGCCGGCACGGCGGCACGATCTGCACCAGCAGCAACGCCAAGCGCGCGCTGGAGTGGGCCTTCGAGGAGGGGCAGAAGGTGCTGTTCCTGCCGGACCAGCACCTCGGACGCAACACCGCCGTGCGCGACATGGGTTTCTCGCTCGACGACTGCGTGCTGTACAACCCGCACAAGCCGGGCGGCGGCGTCACGCCCGAGCAGCTGCGGGCCGCCAAGATGATCCTGTGGCGCGGCCACTGCTCGGTGCACGGCCGCTTCTCGCTGGAGTCGGTCGAGGACGTACGGGCCCGCATACCCGGCGTCAACGTGCTGGTGCACCCCGAGTGCAAGCACGAGGTCGTCACCGCGGCCGACCAGGTCGGCTCGACGGAGTACATCATCAAGGCGCTGGACGCCGCCCCGGCCGGGTCCGCGTGGGCGATCGGCACCGAGCTCAATCTCGTACGGCGGCTTGCCAAGGCCCACCCGGACAAGCAGATCGTCTTCCTCGACAAGACGGTGTGCTTCTGCTCGACCATGAACCGCATCGACCTCCCGCACCTGGTCTGGACGCTGGAGTCGCTCGCGGACGGCAAGGTCGTCAACCGCATCCGGGTCGACGAGGAGACCGAGCGCTTCGCCAAGCTGGCCCTGGAGCGGATGCTCGCGCTTCCGTAG
- a CDS encoding HesB/IscA family protein produces the protein MTVQDETSTDGILLSDAAAAKVKGLLEQEGREDLALRVAVQPGGCSGLRYQLFFDERSLDGDVVKDFGGVKVVTDRMSSPYLGGASIDFVDTIEKQGFTIDNPNATGSCACGDSFH, from the coding sequence ATGACGGTTCAGGACGAGACCAGCACGGATGGCATCCTTCTGTCCGACGCGGCGGCCGCCAAGGTCAAGGGCCTGCTGGAGCAGGAAGGCCGTGAGGACCTCGCGCTGCGCGTCGCCGTCCAGCCCGGCGGTTGCTCGGGCCTGCGGTACCAGCTCTTCTTCGACGAGCGCTCGCTCGACGGCGACGTCGTGAAGGACTTCGGCGGTGTGAAGGTCGTCACCGACCGCATGAGCTCGCCGTACCTGGGCGGAGCCTCCATCGACTTCGTGGACACCATCGAGAAGCAGGGCTTCACGATCGACAACCCGAACGCCACCGGCTCCTGCGCCTGCGGCGACTCGTTCCACTGA
- a CDS encoding carbohydrate kinase family protein, with protein sequence MRIAVTGSIATDHLMTFPGRFADQLVADQLHTVSLSFLVDALDVRRGGVGANICFGMGQLGTGPILVGAAGRDFDEYRAWLDRHGVDTDSVHISEVLNTARFVCTTDADHNQIGSFYTGAMSEARQIELKAVADRVGGLDLVLIGADDPEAMLRHTEECRSRDIPFAADFSQQIARMSGDDIRILLDGATYLFSNEYEKGLIESKTGWTEAEILGRVGHRVTTLGSRGVRIDRVGEAPIVVGCPDEDAKVDPTGVGDAFRAGFLSGLSWGVSLERAAQVGCMLATLVIETLGTQEYTLRRAHFIERFTKAYGDEAASEVQPRLP encoded by the coding sequence GTGCGTATCGCAGTCACCGGCTCCATCGCCACCGACCACCTCATGACCTTCCCCGGCCGTTTCGCCGACCAGCTGGTCGCCGACCAGCTCCACACGGTCTCCCTCTCCTTCCTCGTCGACGCCCTCGACGTACGGCGCGGCGGCGTCGGCGCCAACATCTGCTTCGGCATGGGCCAGCTCGGCACCGGGCCGATCCTCGTCGGCGCGGCCGGCCGCGACTTCGACGAGTACCGCGCCTGGCTCGACCGCCACGGCGTCGACACGGACTCCGTGCACATCTCCGAGGTCCTCAACACCGCCCGCTTCGTCTGTACGACGGACGCCGACCACAACCAGATCGGCTCCTTCTACACCGGCGCCATGAGCGAGGCCCGCCAGATCGAGCTCAAGGCCGTCGCCGACCGCGTCGGCGGCCTCGACCTCGTCCTCATCGGGGCCGACGACCCCGAGGCGATGCTCCGCCACACCGAGGAGTGCCGCTCGCGCGACATCCCCTTCGCCGCGGACTTCTCCCAGCAGATCGCGCGCATGAGCGGCGACGACATCCGGATACTGCTCGACGGCGCCACCTACCTGTTCTCCAACGAGTACGAGAAGGGGCTCATCGAGTCCAAGACCGGCTGGACCGAGGCCGAGATCCTCGGCCGCGTCGGCCACCGGGTCACCACCCTCGGCTCGCGCGGCGTCCGTATCGACCGGGTCGGCGAGGCCCCCATCGTCGTCGGCTGCCCCGACGAGGACGCCAAGGTCGACCCCACCGGCGTCGGCGACGCCTTCCGTGCCGGCTTCCTGTCCGGCCTCTCCTGGGGCGTCAGCCTCGAACGCGCCGCCCAGGTCGGCTGCATGCTCGCCACCCTCGTCATCGAGACCCTCGGCACCCAGGAGTACACCCTGCGCCGGGCGCACTTCATCGAGCGCTTCACCAAGGCCTACGGCGACGAGGCCGCCTCCGAGGTCCAGCCGCGCCTGCCGTAG
- a CDS encoding cysteine desulfurase/sulfurtransferase TusA family protein: MPSSFSYFDAATAAPLHPVARQALLAALDDGWADPGRLYRDGRRARLLLDAAREAAAEAVGCRPDELVFTPSGTGAVRSGVAGAMAGRRRTGRHAVVSAVEHSSVLHAVADFDVTEVGVDREGLADAEAFGAALRGDTALACLQSANHEVGTLQPVARAAELCRAAGVPLLVDAAQSLGWSAVDGPWSLLAASAHKWGGPPGVGLLAVRKGTRFVPQGPVDENLPAIVAAAASLRAVRAEAQAEAARLSRLVDRVRTRVPQLVPDVEVVGHPALRLPHIVTFSCLYVDGEALLHELDRAGFAVSSGSSCTSSTLVPSHVLRAMGVLSEGNVRLSLPRGVAEEDVERFLEVLPGIVAGVRGHLAADVRPTTTSSGAEGPALVVDSLGKRCPIPVIELAKVIGDVPVGAIVSVLSDDEAARLDIPAWCDMRGQEYVGEQTAPQGAAYWVRRTG; the protein is encoded by the coding sequence GTGCCCTCCTCCTTCTCGTACTTCGACGCCGCCACCGCCGCCCCGCTGCACCCCGTCGCCCGGCAGGCGCTGCTCGCGGCCCTGGACGACGGCTGGGCCGACCCCGGGCGGCTGTACCGGGACGGGCGCCGGGCGAGGCTGCTCCTGGACGCCGCCCGGGAGGCCGCCGCGGAGGCTGTCGGGTGCCGTCCGGACGAGCTGGTTTTCACTCCTTCGGGGACGGGCGCGGTGCGTTCGGGAGTGGCGGGGGCGATGGCGGGGCGGCGGCGGACGGGGCGTCACGCGGTCGTCTCGGCGGTGGAGCACTCCAGCGTGCTGCACGCCGTCGCCGACTTCGACGTGACGGAGGTCGGGGTCGACCGGGAGGGCCTGGCCGACGCGGAGGCGTTCGGCGCCGCTCTGCGCGGTGACACCGCCCTGGCCTGCCTGCAGTCCGCCAACCACGAGGTCGGCACGCTCCAGCCGGTCGCGCGGGCCGCCGAACTGTGCCGCGCGGCCGGCGTACCCCTGCTCGTCGACGCCGCCCAGTCCCTGGGCTGGTCCGCCGTGGACGGCCCCTGGTCCCTGCTGGCCGCCAGCGCCCACAAGTGGGGCGGCCCGCCGGGGGTGGGCCTGCTGGCGGTCCGCAAGGGGACTCGGTTCGTCCCCCAGGGGCCGGTCGACGAGAACCTCCCCGCGATCGTCGCCGCGGCCGCCTCCCTGCGGGCGGTACGAGCCGAGGCCCAGGCCGAGGCGGCCCGCCTGTCCCGCCTCGTCGACCGCGTCCGGACCCGGGTGCCCCAGCTCGTGCCCGACGTGGAGGTCGTCGGCCACCCCGCGCTGCGGCTCCCCCACATCGTCACCTTCTCCTGCCTCTACGTGGACGGCGAGGCCCTGTTGCACGAGCTCGACCGGGCCGGCTTCGCCGTCTCCTCCGGTTCCTCCTGTACGTCCAGCACGCTGGTGCCCAGCCATGTGCTGCGCGCGATGGGGGTGCTGAGCGAGGGGAATGTGCGGTTGTCGCTGCCGCGTGGGGTCGCGGAGGAGGACGTAGAGCGCTTCCTGGAGGTACTTCCGGGGATCGTGGCGGGCGTACGTGGCCATCTGGCGGCGGACGTACGGCCGACGACCACGTCCTCCGGCGCCGAGGGCCCGGCGCTCGTCGTCGACTCGCTGGGCAAGCGGTGCCCGATCCCGGTGATCGAGCTCGCCAAGGTGATCGGGGATGTGCCGGTGGGGGCGATCGTGTCGGTGCTGTCCGACGACGAGGCCGCACGGCTGGACATCCCGGCGTGGTGCGACATGCGGGGGCAGGAGTACGTCGGCGAGCAGACCGCTCCGCAAGGGGCGGCGTACTGGGTGCGCCGGACGGGCTGA
- the ctaC gene encoding aa3-type cytochrome oxidase subunit II: MSPNGSDRSSRRPMRRKLPQALAAGLVLATATGCTYEDFPRLGMPTPATEQAPRILSLWQGSWAAALAVGVLVWGLIIWSVIFHRRSRTKVEVPPQIRYNMPIEALFTTVPLVIISVLFYFSARDESKILETSKTPDHVINVVGFQWSWAFNYVEHVDANKSPVDMSELSTISAKKLDAPADANGVYDVGTPASKNPQTGNPGPTLWLPKGETVRFVLTSRDVIHSFWIVSFLMKMDVIPGHTNVFQVTPSMEGTYMGKCAELCGTDHSRMLFNVKVVSPERYKEHLNELAKAGQTGYVPAGIATTGNAKNAETKTQ; this comes from the coding sequence GTGAGTCCCAACGGCTCCGACCGCTCGTCGCGGCGCCCGATGCGGCGGAAGCTGCCGCAGGCGCTGGCCGCGGGCCTGGTCCTTGCGACCGCCACCGGTTGCACATACGAGGACTTTCCCCGCCTCGGCATGCCCACGCCCGCCACGGAGCAGGCACCGCGAATCCTTTCGCTCTGGCAGGGCTCCTGGGCCGCCGCTCTCGCGGTCGGCGTGCTTGTCTGGGGCCTGATCATCTGGAGTGTGATCTTCCACCGGCGCAGCCGGACCAAGGTCGAGGTTCCGCCCCAGATCCGCTACAACATGCCGATCGAGGCGCTGTTCACCACGGTGCCGCTGGTCATCATCTCGGTGCTGTTCTACTTCAGCGCCCGGGACGAGTCCAAGATTCTGGAGACCTCCAAGACGCCGGACCATGTGATCAACGTGGTCGGCTTCCAGTGGAGCTGGGCCTTCAACTACGTCGAGCACGTGGACGCGAACAAGTCGCCCGTCGACATGAGCGAGCTGTCCACGATCTCGGCGAAGAAGCTGGACGCCCCGGCCGACGCCAACGGCGTCTACGACGTCGGTACGCCGGCGTCGAAGAATCCCCAGACCGGCAACCCCGGCCCGACGCTGTGGCTCCCCAAGGGCGAGACCGTACGGTTCGTCCTCACCTCGCGTGATGTCATCCACTCCTTCTGGATCGTCAGCTTCCTGATGAAGATGGACGTCATCCCGGGCCACACCAACGTCTTCCAGGTGACCCCCTCGATGGAGGGCACCTACATGGGCAAGTGCGCCGAACTGTGCGGCACGGACCACTCCCGGATGCTCTTCAACGTCAAGGTCGTCTCCCCTGAGCGGTACAAGGAGCACCTGAACGAACTGGCGAAGGCTGGGCAGACCGGTTACGTCCCGGCAGGCATTGCCACCACGGGCAACGCCAAGAATGCGGAGACCAAGACCCAGTGA
- the ctaD gene encoding aa3-type cytochrome oxidase subunit I: MSILNEPQGGAAAAAEDAYEDELPVRRKQPGAVLIKWLTTTDHKTIGTLYLVTSFAFFIIGGIMALLMRAELARPGMQIMSNEQFNQAFTMHGTVMLLMFATPLFAGFANWIMPLQIGAPDVAFPRLNMFAYWLYLFGSLIAVGGFLTPGGAADFGWFAYSPLTDAIRSPGIGGDMWIMGLAFSGFGTILGSVNFITTIICMRAPGMTMFRMPIFVWNVLLTGVLVLFAFPVLAAALLALEADRKFGAHVFDASNGGALLWQHLFWFFGHPEVYIIALPFFGIISEVIPVFSRKPMFGYVSLIAATISIAGLSVTVWAHHMYVTGGVLLPFFSFMTFLIAVPTGVKFFNWIGTMWKGSLSFETPMLWAIGFLITFTFGGLTGVILAAPPLDFHVSDSYFVVAHFHYVVFGTVVFAMFSGFHFWWPKMTGKMLDERLGKITFWTLFIGFHGTFLIQHWLGVEGMPRRYADYLAADGFTTLNTISTISSFLLGLSILPFLYNVWKTAKYGKPVEVDDPWGYGRSLEWATSCPPPRHNFLTLPRIRSESPAFDLHHPEIAALDQLENVGHGAAAKEVQK; the protein is encoded by the coding sequence GTGAGCATTCTCAACGAACCCCAGGGTGGCGCCGCGGCAGCCGCCGAAGACGCCTACGAGGACGAACTCCCCGTAAGGCGCAAGCAGCCCGGCGCTGTGCTCATCAAGTGGCTCACCACCACCGACCACAAGACGATCGGCACGCTCTACCTCGTCACCTCGTTCGCGTTCTTCATCATCGGCGGCATCATGGCGCTGCTGATGCGCGCCGAGCTGGCCCGGCCGGGCATGCAGATCATGTCGAACGAGCAGTTCAACCAGGCCTTCACGATGCACGGCACCGTGATGCTGCTGATGTTCGCGACCCCGCTCTTCGCGGGCTTCGCGAACTGGATCATGCCGCTCCAGATCGGCGCCCCCGACGTCGCCTTCCCGCGGCTGAACATGTTCGCCTACTGGCTCTACCTGTTCGGCTCGCTGATCGCGGTCGGCGGCTTCCTCACCCCGGGCGGCGCGGCCGACTTCGGCTGGTTCGCGTACTCCCCGCTCACCGACGCGATCCGCTCGCCCGGTATCGGCGGCGACATGTGGATCATGGGTCTGGCCTTCTCCGGCTTCGGCACGATCCTCGGCTCGGTCAACTTCATCACCACCATCATCTGCATGCGCGCCCCCGGCATGACGATGTTCCGGATGCCGATCTTCGTCTGGAACGTCCTGCTCACCGGTGTGCTCGTGCTCTTCGCCTTCCCGGTGCTCGCCGCCGCGCTGCTCGCGCTGGAGGCGGACCGCAAGTTCGGAGCGCATGTCTTCGATGCCTCGAACGGAGGGGCGTTGCTGTGGCAACACCTCTTCTGGTTCTTCGGGCATCCGGAGGTGTACATCATCGCGCTGCCGTTCTTCGGCATCATCAGTGAGGTCATCCCGGTCTTCAGCCGCAAGCCGATGTTCGGTTACGTCTCGCTGATCGCGGCGACGATCTCCATCGCCGGCCTCTCGGTGACGGTGTGGGCGCACCACATGTACGTAACCGGCGGTGTGCTGCTGCCGTTCTTCTCCTTCATGACCTTCCTGATCGCGGTACCGACCGGTGTGAAGTTCTTCAACTGGATCGGCACGATGTGGAAGGGGTCACTGAGTTTCGAGACCCCGATGCTGTGGGCGATCGGCTTCCTGATCACCTTCACCTTCGGCGGTCTGACCGGCGTCATCCTGGCGGCCCCGCCGCTGGACTTCCACGTCTCGGACTCGTACTTCGTCGTGGCCCACTTCCACTACGTGGTCTTCGGCACCGTCGTGTTCGCGATGTTCTCCGGCTTCCACTTCTGGTGGCCGAAGATGACCGGCAAGATGCTCGACGAGCGGCTCGGCAAGATCACCTTCTGGACGCTGTTCATCGGCTTCCACGGCACCTTCCTCATCCAGCACTGGCTGGGCGTCGAGGGCATGCCGCGCCGCTACGCGGACTACCTGGCGGCGGACGGCTTCACCACGCTGAACACCATCTCGACCATCAGCTCCTTCCTGCTCGGCCTGTCGATCCTGCCGTTCCTCTACAACGTCTGGAAGACCGCCAAGTACGGCAAGCCGGTCGAGGTCGACGACCCGTGGGGCTACGGCCGTTCGCTCGAATGGGCGACTTCCTGCCCGCCGCCGCGGCACAACTTCCTCACCCTGCCGCGGATCCGGTCCGAATCCCCCGCGTTCGATCTGCACCACCCCGAGATCGCCGCGCTGGACCAGCTGGAGAACGTCGGCCACGGAGCGGCCGCCAAGGAGGTCCAGAAGTGA
- a CDS encoding cytochrome c oxidase subunit 4, with product MKFQGKMFLWLAVFLLGMAIVYGLWSKEAVGTTALFMSFALSVMIGFYLAFTANRADTGAQDREDADVADDAGELGFFAPHSWQPLFLASGGAIFFLAIIFGWWLAYFAAPIIACALFGWVFEYYRGESRTQ from the coding sequence GTGAAGTTCCAGGGCAAGATGTTCCTGTGGCTGGCGGTCTTCCTCCTCGGCATGGCCATCGTCTACGGCTTGTGGTCCAAGGAAGCCGTCGGCACCACCGCGCTCTTCATGTCCTTCGCCCTCAGCGTGATGATCGGGTTCTACCTGGCCTTCACAGCCAACCGGGCCGACACCGGCGCCCAGGACCGTGAGGACGCCGACGTCGCCGACGACGCGGGGGAGCTGGGCTTCTTCGCCCCGCACAGCTGGCAGCCGCTCTTCCTGGCCTCCGGTGGCGCGATCTTCTTCCTCGCGATCATCTTCGGCTGGTGGCTGGCCTACTTCGCGGCGCCGATCATCGCGTGCGCGCTGTTCGGCTGGGTCTTCGAGTACTACCGCGGTGAGAGCCGCACGCAGTAA
- a CDS encoding L,D-transpeptidase: protein MGHIHLRRTTIALVIATAAAPLTACGGGGDPLAATPYDATSQVSYTGSAAKKAVDPKKPLEITVKDDGVRITDVIATDAAGRYVRGELSADGTHWRSTSALAAGAHYTVRVSTEDSKGHPGRKVLGFDTAAPDKRLWVSFGPDTGTYGVGQPLTAELSAPVQGHDARALVESNLHVASVPDAAEGAWYWVDDRTLHYRPRVYWPTHARIDVTSTLDGVHVRNGLYGGPAKPLTLRTGDRVEAVTDAATDYMTFMRNGRTVRTLPVTTGKPGFSTRNGFKVVLGQESFVRMNSTTVGIAKGSHEAYDLDVHWATRVTWSGEYVHAAPWSVASQGRANVSHGCTGMSMSNAKWFFDQVRRGDIVRVVHSLGATMEPFGNGFGDWNLSWDQWKEGSATGVQKATHAPAPSQEPATQARLRPEA from the coding sequence ATGGGTCACATTCATCTGCGCCGGACCACGATCGCCCTGGTGATAGCCACCGCCGCGGCCCCCCTCACCGCATGCGGGGGCGGCGGCGACCCACTCGCGGCGACCCCCTACGACGCCACCAGCCAGGTCTCGTACACCGGCTCGGCGGCGAAGAAGGCGGTCGACCCCAAGAAACCCCTGGAGATCACGGTCAAGGACGACGGCGTCCGCATCACCGACGTCATAGCCACGGACGCCGCAGGACGCTACGTGCGGGGCGAACTCTCCGCCGACGGCACACACTGGCGCAGCACCTCCGCGCTCGCCGCAGGCGCCCACTACACGGTCCGGGTGAGCACCGAGGACAGCAAGGGCCACCCCGGCCGCAAGGTCCTCGGCTTCGACACCGCCGCTCCCGACAAGCGGCTCTGGGTCTCCTTCGGCCCCGACACCGGCACCTACGGCGTCGGCCAGCCCCTCACCGCCGAGCTCAGCGCCCCCGTCCAGGGCCACGACGCCCGCGCCCTGGTCGAGAGCAACCTGCACGTCGCCTCGGTCCCGGACGCCGCCGAGGGCGCCTGGTACTGGGTCGACGACCGCACCCTGCACTACCGCCCCCGCGTCTACTGGCCCACCCACGCCCGTATCGACGTCACCAGCACCCTGGACGGCGTCCACGTGCGCAACGGCCTCTACGGCGGCCCCGCCAAGCCGCTCACGCTGCGCACCGGCGACCGGGTGGAGGCCGTCACCGACGCCGCCACGGACTACATGACCTTCATGCGCAACGGCCGCACCGTCCGGACCCTGCCGGTCACCACCGGCAAGCCGGGCTTCTCGACCCGCAACGGCTTCAAGGTCGTCCTCGGCCAGGAGTCATTCGTACGGATGAACAGCACCACCGTCGGCATCGCCAAGGGCAGCCACGAGGCCTACGACCTCGACGTCCACTGGGCGACCCGGGTCACCTGGTCCGGCGAGTACGTCCACGCCGCCCCCTGGTCCGTCGCCTCCCAGGGCCGCGCCAACGTCAGCCACGGCTGCACCGGCATGAGCATGAGCAACGCCAAGTGGTTCTTCGACCAGGTCCGCCGCGGCGACATCGTCCGCGTCGTCCACAGCCTCGGCGCGACCATGGAGCCCTTCGGCAACGGCTTCGGCGACTGGAACCTCAGCTGGGACCAGTGGAAGGAGGGCAGCGCGACCGGCGTCCAGAAGGCCACCCACGCCCCGGCCCCCTCGCAGGAGCCGGCCACGCAGGCCCGGCTGCGGCCCGAGGCGTGA
- the ctaE gene encoding aa3-type cytochrome oxidase subunit III has translation MSVVATATAVETGHAHPSVNRPNLTSVGTIIWLSSELMFFAALFAMYFTIRSVTGAEFWKEHASALNVPFSATNTTILVLSSFTCQMGVFAAERGDVKKLRSWFIVTFIMGAIFIGGQIYEYTSLVKEDGLSLSSDPYGSVFYLTTGFHGLHVTGGLIAFLLVLGRTYAAKRFTHEQATAAIVVSYYWHFVDVVWIGLFATIYMIK, from the coding sequence ATGTCGGTCGTGGCGACAGCAACAGCAGTAGAAACCGGGCACGCGCACCCGTCGGTCAACCGGCCGAACCTCACCAGCGTCGGAACCATCATCTGGCTGAGTTCCGAGCTGATGTTCTTCGCGGCCCTCTTCGCGATGTACTTCACCATCCGCTCGGTCACGGGTGCCGAGTTCTGGAAGGAACACGCCTCGGCGTTGAACGTCCCGTTCTCCGCGACGAACACCACGATCCTGGTGCTCTCCTCCTTCACCTGCCAGATGGGCGTGTTCGCCGCTGAGCGCGGCGATGTGAAGAAGCTGCGCTCCTGGTTCATCGTGACGTTCATCATGGGCGCGATCTTCATCGGCGGTCAGATCTACGAGTACACCAGCCTGGTGAAGGAGGACGGCCTCTCGCTCTCCTCCGACCCGTACGGCTCGGTCTTCTATCTGACCACCGGCTTCCACGGTCTGCATGTGACGGGCGGTCTGATCGCCTTCCTGCTGGTCCTGGGACGGACCTACGCGGCCAAGAGGTTCACCCACGAACAGGCCACTGCGGCCATCGTCGTGTCCTATTACTGGCACTTCGTCGATGTGGTCTGGATCGGCCTCTTCGCCACGATCTACATGATCAAGTAG